Genomic DNA from Triticum dicoccoides isolate Atlit2015 ecotype Zavitan chromosome 4B, WEW_v2.0, whole genome shotgun sequence:
CCGTGTCCTGGTACCGCGTCTCCATCTCCGTCCGCAGCTGGATCAGCGCGTGCACCTCCGCCTTGGGCCACCGAGACGGCGACGCGCCGCCGGCCATGTCCACCGGCGGCTGCTCCGCCGCGTGGACGACGACGATCTCCTTGCTCTGTAGGTGCTGCGGCTGCGGCGTCACTGGCTGTGGCTCTGTCGCCGTCGGCGTTGCGTGCTGctgtggctgcggcggcggcgtctgcggttGTGTTCTCATTGGCGTAGTCACGTTCGGCTGCGCCTGAACGGGCGGCCGTGGAGTAGGAGGTGCGGGCGCAGCGGAGGCGACGGGCGTCGGCTGCAGCGCCGGCGGCTTGACCGAGTTGACGGTGGCGGCCGGCTTAGCGGGGAAGGACGATGGCGGCGCGTGCACGGGGACGATCTGCCCGGTGATCCTCTGGATGAAGGAGACGACGGCGGCGTCGCGGGAGGCGGCCACGGCGCGCTCCTGCGCGAGCGCGTCCTGCTCGCGGGcgaggcgcgccacctcctgccggCGCCAGGCCTCCTCGCGGATCATGCGGTCCTGGTCGCGCCGCTCGATGGCCTCCAGGAGGCGGCTCTGCATGGCCTCCTGCCGCTCCATCACCTGCCGCATCAGCCCCTCGAAGAACCGCATGGCCTTGCCGCCGTGGCCCCAGCTCCCGCTCCCGCTACCGCCCCGCCTCTTCCGCTTCCCGCCGTCCGCCGTCTCGTCCGTGTCCTCCCCGTCCGAGCCATCAGAGAAGCTCGCgtctcccaccgccgccgccgccgtcgtcgtcaggCATGCGGCCGCCTCGGTAGACACCGGCTGATGCGTTAGGAGAAGGGGCGGCGGAGACGGCTCGGCCTGCAGGACGCGCGAAGGCGCCGAGGGCACGCCGGAGTACGCGCCAATTGTGCTCGCGGCTGGGGCGGACGGTGGCGCGACGGCCACGTGAGCAGGCGGCGGGTGGTGCGCGGCAGAGGAGCCGTGGAGCGCCTCGAGCTCGGTGAAGAAGCGGTAGGTCTTGCCGTCGCCGCGGCCGGTGCGGCCGTCCTTGGTGCGGCGGTAGTACTTGTCGACGTTCTCGAACTTCTCGCGGCACTTCTTGGCGCTCCTCGTGTGCCCCATCTCCGCCAGCCGCCTGCACGCACACACCAttgatcaacaccaacgacaacaaGAGTAACCTCCATTTGACCATCACTCACACAATACAAGCTCACTTCACTTTTCCATGATGATTCATCCCATCATATATAACCATCAccgtcgatcgatcgatcgatctgaATTGCATACGTGCGCGCCCGCATGTTGCTCTCACGGAAAAGGCGCGGTTTTTAGCCCGATTAGGTGCGAGGAAAAGCCCCAAATTCAGGACGCAGATGGAGGGATTGACTATTGGGGATCCAAACTGGATCTGACGGGCGCAAATCCGAGGAAAAAGAAACGGAAAAAGTGGAGGAGGAGAGCGATGTGCGTATGGTTTTAAATTGGGAAAAATCGATGGATCCATCCGTCCATCATGCGTGCTCGTGCTGGTGGTCGTGGGCAGCAGACAGTTCTTGGGTGGAGCATGTGAGCCACATGAACGGCATCTGGATCAATTATCACATCAGACATCACATCCAGTTCGACCGACAGTGAAATTTCCCTCATGCAACAAACAATTGAGACATGTATGACGGATCGGGACGTCGCGTCGATCGATCTGAGCTTGGAGACGAAGCGTGAGGAGCTGGGATTGCTGAATTGGCATGGGAGGTTGGGTTGAGTGTTGGGTAACGTACCTGGAGACTTGCTCCCAGAGCGGGCCCTTGAGGGCGGCCTCCCGGAAGGCGGCGTCCATCTCGGACCGGATCTTGAGCAGCGCCAGCGTCTCCTGCCGCGGCCACCGGTTGCCGCCCGCCGCCGACGACGACCCGCCGCGCTCgccctcctcgccgccgtccacgcTCCCGGAGCCCGACCCGCTCACCGCCGCCCCCCCGTGCTGCTCGTCCATCTGCTGATGTTGCTGCTGGTGTTGCTGGTGCTGCTGTCCTGGCGCAGGAGCCGGAGCCGGGGCCGGCGCGGGCGGGCGGCTGCTGATGG
This window encodes:
- the LOC119292362 gene encoding trihelix transcription factor GTL1-like, whose amino-acid sequence is MQQPADMPPFSPPGWRGPAGAPSPISSRPPAPAPAPAPAPGQQHQQHQQQHQQMDEQHGGAAVSGSGSGSVDGGEEGERGGSSSAAGGNRWPRQETLALLKIRSEMDAAFREAALKGPLWEQVSRRLAEMGHTRSAKKCREKFENVDKYYRRTKDGRTGRGDGKTYRFFTELEALHGSSAAHHPPPAHVAVAPPSAPAASTIGAYSGVPSAPSRVLQAEPSPPPLLLTHQPVSTEAAACLTTTAAAAVGDASFSDGSDGEDTDETADGGKRKRRGGSGSGSWGHGGKAMRFFEGLMRQVMERQEAMQSRLLEAIERRDQDRMIREEAWRRQEVARLAREQDALAQERAVAASRDAAVVSFIQRITGQIVPVHAPPSSFPAKPAATVNSVKPPALQPTPVASAAPAPPTPRPPVQAQPNVTTPMRTQPQTPPPQPQQHATPTATEPQPVTPQPQHLQSKEIVVVHAAEQPPVDMAGGASPSRWPKAEVHALIQLRTEMETRYQDTAPKGPLWEDISVGMRRLGYNRSSKRCKEKWENINKYFKKVKESSRKRPEDSKTCPYFHQLDALYRTKALASSSSSSPVVHAPVTVLSPVPLSSQTPPPAAQHVEHGAKSSITNGNGHGNGNGAAMQVKASNGAGAAAMFPSPVHAAGNGGNNGTATNKLESKQEVIPKETATVVPPAVAMNHSYGRNDRRDVYDLDSDSMDEDEEDDFDDDDDDDDEEDDAVGVPGGRNINMPPAQYDAHFLQRQHQQQQHQNHNHNHNVVRPNAANGSGNPPAGNAAPTSAPATSGTPFLAMVQ